One region of Drosophila subobscura isolate 14011-0131.10 chromosome J, UCBerk_Dsub_1.0, whole genome shotgun sequence genomic DNA includes:
- the LOC117894743 gene encoding uncharacterized protein LOC117894743 produces the protein MRVALLAVVTLTTVAVLVGAADPECVYRKLRGLSPHWPNPTSCSSYYRCSGKGVARSVTCPAGKEYNPKNGKCATAGRGLCKLSLVAPLALSTNLCTDEVNGAFLPKSGYCGEYYICDEQQAYAQKCAAGSAFNNTLAVCIPDTNKTCWQNLCVGEADGLLPTNDDNCANYYSCSAGVATLERCPQKSYFDVSLKTCIADTDSVCWQNFCVGMADGSAVADKTNCSVFYLCSGETATTQYCPVGSIFNPQGWNCQPGTCDDTTTVEPCDDVTTTPEPCDDVTTTTEPCDDVTTTTEPCDEVTTTTEPCDDVTTVTEPTADCDCANNVKNGDLVANKQNCRLYDVCVNGVLISGDCGKGNFFNSKIDVCQVDSTNECPDSSEAECTDGELLVDVQNCAKYYQCKNGVWLSESCSSGSFFDTTLVACKVDSEKVCVDSSTDECNVSDQAASGKNCFSYQTCISGKWQEEQCSKDYYFDSVLGICRLDETGRCPENKLLFNFMRPDIGNTSLMVSHRGRRSAESDGSCAGGIAQGSIVCHPTDCGKYLLCENGEMVEGSCGVGNVVQNGVCVPDTAATCWVCSNKPNGYQLPTPDDCTSYVSCYNGLAIQHSCGAGEWYNGEVCEIDVTAQCINPCSCASGAVPHPICTKYYLCTDGVAQVVDCAVGEAFNNATGLCSTATECNAKLCATAADATTYPVVGDTSRFYLCLNKEATIVSCPANTAYDATFGICLAVPSVDCDQATCKGAAEDLTYPTLNCDNSSFCLCNGGAGYIQSCGEGYVYDAVDGMCQFTGQCDPAACVGNPEYWVSPDYQDPNSFCLCRVQQPVPVPCPIGYTFNSEDLACVLIPQPDPRCDPNGCSCKADFDTIPALNTDAGFCICVDKLPSYDSCPANTVYNLEDKACLAPEIICTTNACEATECDKLTDYATFPAPDRSGFCYCRDTCPIYEACLNNTVYDPTLGICTEPEDPCATKQCDVNQCDLLPPYDPFKPEGDLQGFCYCEDGFPIYNECPEGEVIDWTLKLCQVPKVDASCTCDASKCTVNMPDFEPFPPKAEDDTAGFCYCDNGEVVYDTCSEGLVFDASEQMCVIPSAPCSVCAPGNCATMDDLSTFKASNTTAGFCLCMSGSQVFVPCETGLAYDIDLGACLSSTAKIVANTACDMTQCIKRDIFSRFSASNTTSGFCTCEEFGVTAYHSCENGELYNEALAACTVEACDPSQCRRRAQFEPFAARNTTEGFCSCNGVAVYHRCDEGHVFDAAVGLCTLKGVIGNIACNLLECQKRARYEPFPAHNTRSGFCSCDASDGVSVTFHSCPMGEVFDSEMGVCAEHVIQKRSLEAQEKLACIVDELRSVPANCSQYEVCVEGHWRRRTCTDQRYYNPEQRRCLEPRDDMVCAYARVTYLPACTNASEAQTMSTTNGSCLQYFRCSGSKWRLRNCPKQLYYSSLMGACLPLPLSLASKENDRSICNATIIQSPPQDCQHLAVRPSAAGCDSFLMCLDNVWWRQQCPLGMYFSRERNYCVPNDAQQCPQNATTSCVSGQKRGLIGSCSIYDQCSDSQWVRMQCLAGQQFEPLLGCVPSDGRCQANGMRRVCHNGELRPLPLISADGGHCSALFHYCEEEEWLLGSCLRGQQFSPKLNKCQAHAECREQIQTLTMSAAENSCVGQSDGLSVPDAKDCTRFYLCLQQQPAVLQSCASGSFFDAAQGYCRPNDGSCQLAVCSGVDDGRLVAHPEDCRAYYSCSSQNGTRLHQCEQGQYFHSLLSLCRADHGQCQKESDPGEEQSTGRVCAGQHGVRLPHELYCNLYYACVRGLAIPVECPAQQQYNPVLGACEPEALALEPCQNGQLDGNSSAVYSCGTLQEGSYLANRSDCTRYFICAGGIAVAQRCAAGSFFDPEQLLCVQDDGSCPFVDNGDDDEETNNQHVPPDPLVCEGKHGYILPDPANCNNFYICVSGKLRHECCYSGSFFNATLQQCQALELPSDVDSQTELPGNSTLRAQSTLEKQCTDAPTSFDSLCSVIGNGTSVAEQGDCRRYTSCEDDVPVSQRCRNGESFDSLLRICRQSDGTCLMENGERVGVCNGLHGQLARDANNCRGFFVCLHGQTIAGDCGQGLYFNKATSSCELDVLQQCKIDGDDTVIVADSN, from the exons ATGAGAG TTGCTCTGCTAGCTGTGGTGACCCTCACTACAGTGGCGGTCCTTGTCGGAGCCGCCGATCCTGAATGCGTCTATCGCAAATTACGCGGCCTGTCGCCCCACTGGCCAAACCCCACGAGCTGCTCCAGCTACTACCGCTGCTCGGGCAAGGGCGTTGCCCGGTCTGTGACCTGCCCAGCCGGTAAAGAATACAACCCCAAGAACGGCAAGTGTGCCACCGCCGGTCGAGGACTCTGCAAGCTGAGCCTTGTCGCTCCCCTTGCCCTG TCAACCAATCTATGCACCGATGAGGTGAACGGAGCATTTTTGCCAAAGAGCGGATACTGCGGCGAGTACTACATCTGCGACGAGCAACAGGCATACGCCCAGAAGTGCGCCGCAGGCAGCGCCTTCAACAACACGCTGGCCGTCTGCATTCCGGACACCAACAAGACTTGCTGGCAGAACCTGTGCGTGGGAGAGGCCGATGGCCTACTTCCCACCAACGACGATAACTGTGCCAACTACTACTCGTGCTCGGCTGGTGTGGCCACGCTGGAGAGGTGTCCACAGAAATCGTACTTCGATGTAAGCCTGAAGACCTGCATCGCCGACACGGACTCAGTTTGCTGGCAGAACTTCTGCGTTGGCATGGCTGATGGCTCTGCCGTCGCTGACAAGACCAACTGCTCCGTGTTTTACCTCTGCTCCGGCGAGACTGCAACGACCCAGTACTGCCCCGTTGGCAGCATCTTCAATCCCCAAGGCTGGAACTGTCAGCCCGGCACATGCGACGACACCACCACTGTGGAGCCTTGCGATGATGTCACAACAACACCCGAACCTTGCGATGATGTGACGACTACAACCGAACCCTGCGATGATGTCACAACCACAACCGAACCCTGCGATGAGGTGACGACCACAACCGAACCCTGCGATGATGTGACGACAGTAACCGAGCCCACCGCCGACTGTGATTGTGCCAATAATGTGAAGAACGGAGATCTCGTTGCCAACAAACAGAATTGCCGATTGTACGACGTCTGCGTGAACGGCGTCCTGATCTCTGGCGATTGCGGAAAGGGAAACTTCTTCAACAGCAAGATAGACGTGTGCCAGGTTGATTCTACAAATGAGTGTCCCGATAGCTCTGAGGCCGAGTGCACGGACGGTgagctgctggtggatgtGCAGAACTGCGCCAAGTACTACCAGTGCAAGAACGGAGTCTGGCTGTCagagagctgcagcagtggcagcttcTTCGACACCACATTAGTCGCGTGCAAGGTAGACTCGGAGAAGGTCTGTGTGGACTCATCCACAGACGAGTGCAACGTGAGCGATCAGGCTGCCAGCGGTAAGAATTGCTTTAGCTACCAGACATGCATAAGCGGCaagtggcaggaggagcagtgcAGCAAAGATTACTACTTCGACTCGGTCTTGGGCATCTGCAGACTGGACGAGACTGGTCGCTGCCCCGAAAACAAGTTACTCTTCAACTTCATGCGACCCGATATCGGCAACACCAGCCTCATGGTCAGCCACCGCGGCAGGCGCAGTGCCGAGTCGGATGGCAGCTGTGCTGGAGGCATTGCCCAAGGCTCCATTGTGTGCCATCCCACAGACTGTGGCAAGTATCTGCTCTGCGAGAATGGTGAGATGGTCGAGGGCAGCTGCGGCGTGGGAAATGTGGTGCAGAACGGTGTCTGCGTGCCCGACACAGCCGCCACGTGCTGGGTGTGCTCCAACAAGCCCAACGGCTACCAGCTACCCACTCCCGATGACTGCACCAGCTACGTCAGCTGCTACAACGGCCTGGCCATCCAGCACTCCTGCGGCGCTGGCGAGTGGTACAACGGAGAGGTGTGCGAGATCGATGTCACCGCTCAATGCATCAATCCCTGCAGCTGCGCCTCTGGAGCCGTGCCCCATCCAATCTGCACCAAGTACTACCTCTGCACCGACGGCGTGGCCCAGGTAGTGGACTGTGCAGTGGGCGAGGCCTTCAACAACGCCACAGGACTGTGCTCCACCGCAACGGAATGCAACGCAAAGCTGtgtgccacagccgcagacGCTACCACCTACCCAGTGGTTGGGGACACCAGCAGGTTTTACCTGTGCCTCAACAAGGAGGCCACCATCGTTTCCTGCCCGGCCAACACCGCCTATGACGCCACCTTCGGCATCTGCCTGGCCGTACCCAGT GTGGACTGCGATCAGGCCACCTGCAAGGGTGCTGCTGAGGATCTGACTTACCCAACTCTGAATTGCGACAACTCAAGCTTCTGCCTGTGCAATGGCGGTGCTGGCTACATCCAGTCCTGCGGCGAAGGCTACGTCTACGACGCCGTCGATGGCATGTGCCAATTT ACGGGACAGTGCGACCCGGCGGCATGTGTCGGCAATCCAGAGTACTGGGTATCGCCTGATTACCAGGATCCGAACAGCTTCTGTCTGTGCCGCGTTCAACAGCCCGTGCCGGTGCCCTGCCCCATTGGCTACACATTCAACAGTGAGGATCTTGCGTGTGTCCTCATCCCACAGCCTGAC CCCAGATGCGATCCCAATGGTTGCTCGTGCAAGGCAGACTTTGACACGATTCCTGCTCTGAATACCGATGCTGGATTCTGTATATGCGTCGACAAGTTGCCATCGTATGACAGCTGCCCAGCCAACACAGTCTACAACCTCGAAGACAAAGCGTGCCTGGCCCCCGAA ATAATCTGCACAACTAACGCATGTGAAGCGACTGAATGCGACAAGCTGACAGACTACGCAACATTCCCCGCCCCGGATCGGTCTGGATTCTGCTACTGCAGGGACACCTGTCCCATCTACGAGGCTTGCCTGAACAACACGGTTTACGACCCGACGCTGGGGATCTGCACAGAGCCAGAG GATCCCTGTGCCACCAAGCAGTGCGACGTCAACCAATGTGACTTGCTGCCGCCCTACGATCCATTCAAGCCAGAGGGCGACCTGCAAGGATTCTGCTATTGCGAAGACGGATTCCCAATCTACAATGAATGCCCCGAGGGCGAGGTTATTGACTGGACCCTCAAGCTATGCCAGGTGCCCAAA GTTGATGCCAGCTGCACCTGCGATGCATCCAAGTGCACCGTGAATATGCCTGATTTTGAGCCATTCCCCCCCAAGGCGGAAGACGACACCGCCGGCTTCTGCTATTGCGATAATGGCGAAGTGGTCTACGATACGTGCAGCGAGGGATTGGTGTTCGATGCGTCAGAGCAGATGTGCGTCATACCCTCG GCACCCTGCTCAGTGTGCGCGCCAGGCAACTGCGCCACAATGGATGACTTGTCCACCTTTAAGGCTTCGAATACGACCGCAGGATTCTGCTTGTGCATGTCCGGCAGTCAGGTCTTTGTGCCGTGCGAAACGGGCCTCGCGTACGACATCGATTTGGGCGCCTGCCTGAGTTCAACGGCCAAAATTGTCGCCAATACGGCTTGTGACATGACGCAATGCATCAAGCGGGATATCTTCTCGAGGTTTTCGGCCAGCAACACGACCAGTGGCTTCTGCACTTGCGAGGAGTTCGGCGTCACCGCCTACCACAGCTGCGAGAACGGAGAGCTCTACAACGAGGCCCTGGCCGCCTGCACGGTTGAGGCATGCGATCCCAGCCAGTGCCGGCGTCGTGCCCAGTTCGAGCCGTTCGCGGCGAGGAACACCACTGAGGGATTCTGTAGCTGCAACGGAGTCGCCGTCTACCACCGCTGCGACGAGGGGCACGTCTTTGACGCTGCCGTGGGCCTGTGCACCCTGAAGGGTGTCATCGGCAACATTGCCTGCAATTTGCTGGAGTGCCAGAAGCGGGCTCGCTATGAGCCCTTCCCGGCCCACAACACACGATCCGGATTCTGCTCGTGCGACGCCTCGGACGGAGTCAGTGTCACGTTCCATTCCTGCCCCATGGGCGAGGTGTTCGACTCCGAGATGGGAGTGTGCGCCGAACATGTCATTCAGAAGCGCTCGCTGGAGGCGCAGGAAAAA CTTGCCTGCATCGTGGATGAATTGCGCTCAGTGCCAGCGAACTGCTCCCAGTACGAGGTCTGTGTGGAGGGGCACTGGCGGCGACGCACCTGCACCGATCAGCGCTACTACAACCCGGAACAGCGCCGCTGCCTTGAGCCGAGGGACGACATGGTCTGCGCCTATGCGCGGGTCACCTATCTGCCAGCCTGCACCAATGCCAGCGAGGCCCAAACGATGTCCACCACAAATGGCAGCTGCCTCCAGTACTTCCGTTGCTCTGGCAGCAAGTGGCGCCTCCGTAACTGCCCCAAGCAGCTCTACTACTCCTCCCTGATGggcgcctgcctgccactgccgctctctcttgcctCTAAGGAAAACGATCGGAGCATCTGCAATGCGACAATTATCCAAAGTCCGCCACAGGATTGCCAGCATTTGGCTGTGCGTCCGTCCGCGGCAGGCTGTGACAGCTTCCTCATGTGCCTGGACAACGTGTGGTGGCGGCAACAGTGTCCTCTGGGCATGTACTTCAGCCGCGAGCGCAACTACTGTGTGCCCAACGACGCCCAGCAGTGTCCGCAGAATGCCACGACTTCCTGTGTTAGCGGCCAGAAACGCGGCCTGATCGGCAGCTGTAGCATCTATGACCAGTGCTCGGACAGCCAGTGGGTGCGAATGCAGTGCCTCGCGGGACAACAGTTCGAGCCGCTGCTCGGCTGCGTGCCCAGCGATGGCAGGTGCCAGGCCAACGGCATGCGCCGCGTCTGCCACAATGGGGAGTTGCGGCCGCTGCCACTGATCTCAGCTGACGGTGGCCACTGTTCGGCATTGTTTCACTACTGCGAAGAGGAGGAGTGGCTGCTGGGCAGCTGCCTGCGGGGCCAGCAATTTTCCCCCAAACTGAACAAGTGTCAGGCCCACGCCGAGTGCCGGGAGCAAATTCAAACTCTGACCATGTCGGCTGCGGAGAACAGCTGTGTGGGCCAATCGGATGGCCTGAGCGTGCCTGATGCCAAGGATTGCACACGGTTCTACCtgtgcctgcagcagcagcccgctGTACTCCAGAGTTGTGCCTCTGGAAGCTTCTTTGACGCCGCCCAGGGATACTGCAGACCCAACGatggcagctgccagctggCCGTCTGCTCGGGCGTGGATGATGGCAGACTAGTGGCCCATCCCGAGGACTGTCGCGCGTACTACAGCTGCTCCAGCCAGAACGGCACGCGGCTCCACCAGTGCGAACAGGGACAGTACTTCCACAGtctgctctcgctctgccgCGCCGACCACGGCCAGTGCCAGAAGGAGTCGGACCCTGGGGAGGAGCAGTCCACCGGAAGAGTGTGTGCGGGGCAGCACGGAGTGCGCCTGCCCCACGAGCTCTACTGCAACCTGTACTACGCGTGCGTGCGTGGCCTGGCGATTCCCGTGGAGTGccccgcccagcagcagtacaATCCCGTGCTGGGGGCCTGCGAGCCAGaggcgctggcgctggagccGTGCCAGAACGGACAGCTGGATGGAAACAGCAGCGCCGTCTACAGCTGCGGTACCCTCCAGGAGGGAAGCTACCTGGCAAATCGCAGCGACTGCACGCGGTACTTCATCTGTGCTGGGGGCATTGCCGTGGCTCAGCGGTGTGCAGCGGGCAGCTTCTTCGATCcggagcagctgctgtgcGTGCAGGACGATGGCTCCTGTCCGTTCGTGGATAATGgggacgatgatgaggagaCAAATAACCAGCACGTGCCGCCCGATCCGCTGGTCTGCGAGGGCAAACACGGCTACATTCTGCCAGATCCGGCCAACTGCAATAACTTCTACATCTGCGTGTCCGGGAAGCTGCGTCACGAGTGCTGCTACTCCGGATCCTTCTTCAACGCCACGCTCCAGCAGTGCCAAGCCCTGGAGCTGCCCAGCGACGTCGACTCGCAGACAGAGCTGCCCGGAAACTCCACTCTGCGTGCACAGAGCACACTGGAAAAGCAATGCACGGACGCACCCACCAGCTTCGACAGCCTGTGCAGCGTCATTGGCAATGGCACCTCCGTGGCGGAGCAGGGCGACTGCCGGCGCTACACCAGCTGCGAGGACGATGTGCCCGTGTCGCAGCGCTGCCGCAACGGGGAGAGCTTCGACAGCCTGCTGAGGATCTGTCGCCAGAGCGACGGCACCTGCCTCATGGAGAACGGCGAGCGGGTCGGAGTCTGCAACGGCCTGCACGGCCAGTTGGCCCGAGATGCCAACAATTGTCGCGGCTTCTTCGTGTGCCTGCACGGCCAGACCATCGCGGGCGACTGCGGACAGGGTCTGTACTTCAACAAGGCGACGAGCAGCTGCGAACTGGATGTCCTGCAGCAATGCAAGATCGATGGAGACGACACGGTAATTGTGGCCGACTCGAACTAG
- the LOC117894767 gene encoding tubulin polyglutamylase complex subunit 2: MMNKKLSPEDAFYENLTLGLIKTLSTVPRVCNVSLERRQPLTASQVVNWEQRHCVYLPEDMKKFYLSTDGFVLNWSYQYAPNDIRRVGHIYFPHLLQVTLLRENIETTHSSSGVAHPPAVTSGGPELSGAGSSSAANLLPLTMPSASSGTGKDKWGNATPTITAKSKIFEINNINEMAKVCMLYESTSSNNPKFYLLELNTLSWQFLAETFSEYLRMSIAHLGLPYWELCFSSFGLPSWTEQLFLLLAPHLLEEHELRRGRVLNPACEHPYSIIDPNIFRGKPKSVAKTAAAAAASTSKQINK; this comes from the exons atgatGAACAAGAAACTCTCGCCGGAAGATGCATTCTACGAAAACCTAACGCTGGGCCTCATCAAGACACTCT CAACTGTGCCGCGGGTCTGCAATGTGAGCCTGGAGCGCCGACAGCCGCTGACCGCCAGCCAAGTGGTCAACTGGGAGCAGAGACACTGCGTCTATCTGCCGGAAGACATGAAGAAGTTCTACCTGTCCACCGACGGATTCGTGCTCAACTGGAGCTATCAGTATGCGC CCAATGACATCCGCCGCGTGGGACACATCTACTTCCCGCACCTGCTGCAGGTGACACTTCTGCGGGAGAATATCGAGACGACGCACTCCAGCAGTGGCGTTGCTCACCCGCCGGCTGTGACTAGCGGTGGCCCGGAACTGTCAGGAGCTGGCTCCAGTTCGGCGGCCAATCTTCTGCCCCTGACAATGCCGAGTGCCTCCAGTGGCACGGGCAAAGACAAGTGGGGCAACGCTACGCCAACCATCACCGCAAAGTCAAAGATATTCGAGATCAACAACATCAACGAGATGGCGAAG GTGTGCATGTTGTACGAGTCGACGAGCTCGAACAATCCCAAGTTCTATTTGCTGGAGCTGAACACCCTGAGCTGGCAGTTCCTGGCGGAGACATTCAGCGAGTATTTGCGGATGTCCATCGCCCACTTGGGACTGCCCTACTGGGAGCTGTGCTTCTCCAGCTTCGGCCTTCCCTCGTGGACTGAGcagctcttcctgctgctcgcCCCCCATCTGCTCGAGGAGCACGAGCTGAGGCGCGGCCGCGTCCTCAATCCGGCCTGCGAGCACCCCTACAGCATCATCGATCCCAACATATTCCGGGGCAAGCCGAAGAGCGTGGCCAAgacggcggctgcggcggcggccagcaCTTCCAAGCAGATTAATAAGTGA
- the LOC117894780 gene encoding anoctamin-4: MSSPGERSGDKSHIFQIRIDSVDDESTAPITEASSREDLIISTARECDQASEQLVFQFPRFLSVPTLRSSRPETTARREVMSSPSKSERMYRHSQTKLRPRRLSQDSGIVAGRLIGYGVSATIETERIPADNIYNYLTNTSQPESTPAAVVAKPATPILPRSKGKEAIAYRANSAAYTEKWLNSSVVRASNGSLYQKSNSIAMPLPTHLEGDSAEPSPTQAFGPKIVGSHEEDIPGTAMRRTLALNLSPTLGGHRSSSEDRVNQSYEVMESSHSNVLADQFGYRQLMPTERKASDTASSISGSYYGSRKASKSNSITGDSGDERRRISKQDREGLDPESLMFRDGRRKVDMVLAWEEEDLGVMTEAEARRRDLRRSFMENLIKEGLEVELEDKSQSFNEKTFFLKIHLPWRLETRLAEVMNLKLPVKRFITISVKPSWDEENVVLRNVQYWREVWQRLTKKIQLDQSLLEGETTFKTATANGNPEEQFIVKDRATAFTSAQRSLMVMQVLIRTPYDETDRSGIRRLMNDGTYLGCFPLHEGRYDRPHSSGISLDRRVLYQTWAHPSQWYKKQPLCLVRKYFGDKIALYFCWLGFYTEMLVYPSVVGTLCFIYGLATLESEDNTPSKEICNDAGPGNITLCPLCDKACSYQSLSDSCLFSRLTYLFDNPSTVFFAIFMSFWATTFLELWKRKQSVLVWEWDLHNVEMDEENRPEFETNATTFRMNPVTREKEPYMSTWNRAIRFVVTGSAVLFMISVVLSAVLGTILYRITLVSVIYGGGGFFVKEHAKLFTSVTAALINLVVIMILTRIYHRMAIKLTNLENPRTHTEYEDSYTFKIFFFEFMNFYSSLIYIAFFKGRFFDYPGDDQARRSQFFRLKNDICDPAGCLSELCIQLAIIMVGKQCWNNFMEYLFPKFWNWWRQRKHKQATKDESHLHMAWEQDYHMQDPGRLALFDEYLEMILQYGFVTLFVAAFPLAPLFALLNNVAEIRLDAYKMVTQARRPLAERVEDIGAWYGILRIITYTAVVSNAFVIAYTSDFIPRMVYKFVYSETHTLAGYIEHSLSIFNTSDYKEEWGATVSERDPDTCQYRGYRNGPKDYEPYGLSPHYWHVFAARLAFVVVFEHVVFVITGIMQFIIPDVPSEVKTQMQREQLLAKEAKYQHGIKRAQGDSQDIMSLFRDASNRTSVAGSQGTNRGSWARRFSRLSDGLDAHVEVAARPRRSVESTVWEVS, from the exons ATGAGCAGTCCCGGAGAGCGATCTGGCGACAAGTCACACATATTTCAGATACGCATCGACAGCGTGGATGACGAGAGCACTGCTCCGATAACGGAGGCCAGCTCACGAGAGGATCTCATCATCAGCACAGCCCGGGAGTGCGATCAAGCCAGCGAGCAGTTGGTATTTCAGTTTCCCC GATTCCTTTCGGTGCCAACGCTGCGCAGTTCTCGACCAGAGACGACCGCACGGCGTGAGGTGATGTCCAGTCCGTCCAAGAGCGAGCGCATGTACCGCCACAGCCAGACCAAACTGAGACCGCGACGCCTCAGCCAGGACAGTGGCATTGTGGCTGGCCGACTGATCGGTTATGGGGTGAGTGCAACGAT CGAAACAGAGCGAATTCCAGCCGACAACATCTACAACTATCTGACGAACACGAGCCAGCCGGAGAGCACTCCCGCTGCGGTGGTGGCCAAGCCTGCCACTCCGATTCTGCCGAGGTCCAAGGGCAAGGAAGCGATCGCCTATCGGGCCAACTCTGCGGCCTACACGGAAAAGTGGCTCAACTCCTCGGTGGTGCGAGCCAGCAACGGCTCCTTGTACCAAAAGTCAAACTCAATTGCCATGCCGCTGCCCACCCATCTGGAGGGTGATTCGGCGGAGCCCAGTCCCACGCAGGCCTTCGGGCCGAAGATTGTCGGCAGCCATGAGGAGGATATCCCGGGCACAGCCATGCGCCGCACTCTGGCACTTAACCTGAGCCCCACTCTGGGCGGCCACAGATCGAGCTCGGAGGATCGGGTGAATCAGTCGTACGAGGTCATGGAGTCCTCGCACTCCAACGTGTTGGCCGACCAGTTCGGCTACCGGCAGCTGATGCCCACGGAGCGCAAAGCCTCAGACACGgcgagcagcatcagcggcagctACTACGGCAGCCGAAAGGcgagcaagagcaacagcattACGGGGGACTCGGGGGACGAGCGGCGACGCATCAGCAAGCAGGATCGGGAGGGGCTGGATCCCGAGTCTCTCATGTTCCGCGACGGCAGGCGCAAGGTTGACATGGTGCTGGCTTGGGAGGAAGAGGATCTGGGCGTCATGACGGAGGCGGAGGCCCGTCGGCGCGATCTCAGGCGCAGCTTCATGGAGAACCTGATCAAGGAGGGCCtcgaggtggagctggaggacaAGTCGCAGTCGTTCAACGAGAAAACCTTTTTCCTCAAAATCCATCTGCCCTGGCGTCTGGAAACCAGACTTGCTGAGGTCATGAACCTGAAGCTGCCTGTCAAACGCTTCATTACGATATCCGTGAAGCCATCTTGG GATGAGGAGAATGTGGTGCTGCGGAATGTGCAGTACTGGCGGGAGGTGTGGCAGCGCCTCACCAAAAAGATTCAGCTCGATCAGAGCTTGCTGGAGGGAGAGACAACGTTTAAGACAGCCACAGCTAATGGAAATCCGGAGGAGCA ATTCATTGTCAAGGATCGTGCCACAGCCTTTACCAGTGCCCAGCGATCGCTGATGGTCATGCAGGTGCTGATACGCACGCCCTACGACGAAACCGATCGCAGTGGGATCCGGCGGCTGATGAACGATGGCACCTACCTGGGATGCTTTCCGCTGCACGAGGGGCGCTACGATCGGCCGCACTCCAGCGGCATCTCCCTGGACAGGCGGGTGCTCTACCAGACCTGGGCCCATCCCTCGCAGTGGTACAAGAAGCAGCCGCTGTGTCTGGTGCGCAAGTACTTTGGGGACAAGATAGCGCTGTACTTCTGCTGGCTGGGCTTCTACACCGAAATGCTGGTGTATCCCTCTGTGGTGGGCACTCTGTGCTTCATCTACGGCCTGGCCACCCTGGAGTCGGAGGACAACACGCCCAGCAAGGAGATTTGCAACGATGCTGGCCCCGGCAACATCACTCTCTGTCCACTCTGCGACAAGGCCTGCAGCTACCAGAGTCTGTCGGACTCCTGCCTCTTCTCGCGTCTCACTTACCTATTTGACAATCCCTCAACTGTGTTCTTTGCCATATTCATGTCGTTCTGGG CCACCACCTTTCTGGAGCTGTGGAAACGCAAGCAGTCGGTGCTTGTGTGGGAGTGGGATCTGCACAACGTGGAAATGGATGAGGAGAACCGACCCGAGTTCGAGACAAATGCAACCACATTCCGCATGAATCCAGTCACACGCGAAAAGGAGCCCTACATGTCCACCTGGAACCGAGCCATTCGATTCGTTGTCACCGGCAGTGCGGTGCTCTTTATG ATATCTGTGGTGCTGTCTGCCGTCTTGGGCACCATCCTGTACCGCATTACGCTGGTGTCGGTCATCTATGGCGGCGGTGGATTCTTTGTGAAGGAGCACGCCAAACTATTCACCAGTGTGACGGCAGCTTTGATCAATCTGGTGGTCATAATGATACTCACACGA ATCTACCATCGCATGGCAATCAAGTTGACAAATTTGGAGAATCCGCGTACCCACACCGAGTACGAGGACTCCTACACGTTCAAGATCTTCTTCTTTGAGTTCATGAACTTTTACTCGTCGCTCATCTACATTGCCTTCTTCAAGGGCCGCTTCTTCGACTATCCCGGTGACGATCAGGCGCGTCGGAGTCAGTTTTTCCGACTGAAGAATGACATCTGTGATCCGGCGGGCTGCTTGTCCGAGCTCTGCATCCAACTGGCCATCATCATGGTGGGCAAGCAGTGCTGGAACAACTTTATGGAGTATCTGTTCCCCAAGTTCTGGAACTGGTGGCGCCAGCGGAAGCACAAACAG GCAACCAAGGATGAATCGCATCTACACATGGCTTGGGAGCAGGACTATCATATGCAGGATCCGGGTCGACTGGCCCTTTTCGATGAGTACCTGGAGATGA TTCTGCAATATGGCTTCGTCACTCTGTTTGTGGCTGCCTTTCCCCTGGCTCCGCTCTTTGCGCTCCTCAACAATGTGGCCGAGATCCGGCTGGACGCATACAAAATGGTGACTCAGGCCAGACGCCCACTGGCCGAGCGTGTCGAGGATATCGGTGCCTGGTACGGCATCCTGCGAATTATAACCTACACGGCTGTCGTCTCGAATGCCTTTGTGATTGCCTATACCAGCGACTTTATACCGAGGATGGTGTACAAGTTTGTCTATTCGGAGACCCACACCCTGGCCGGCTACATCGAGCACTCGCTCTCCATATTCAACACCTCGGACTACAAGGAGGAGTGGGGCGCCACGGTCAGCGAGCGTGATCCAGACACTTGTCAATATCGTGGCTATCG GAATGGCCCTAAGGACTACGAACCATACGGCCTGAGCCCCCACTACTGGCACGTGTTTGCCGCTCGTCTAGCCTTTGTTGTGGTCTTTGAG CACGTTGTGTTTGTAATCACCGGCATAATGCAGTTCATCATACCCGATGTGCCCTCCGAGGTGAAGACGCAGATGCAGCGggaacagctgctggccaaggaggCCAAGTACCAGCACGGCATCAAGCGGGCCCAGGGGGACAGCCAGGACATCATGAGTCTGTTTCGCGATGCCAGCAACCGGACATCGGTGGCCGGCAGTCAGGGCACCAACCGCGGCAGCTGGGCGCGCCGCTTCAGTCGCCTCAGCGATGGACTGGATGCCCATGTGGAGGTGGCTGCACGGCCTCGACGGTCTGTGGAGTCCACCGTCTGGGAGGTCTCCTGA